The Candidatus Poribacteria bacterium sequence CGTCCTTCGCCTTTGAAGCGCGGGAAGCCCGGTTCATCACCCGTTTTGACACGACGGAATCTAAACGGCGAATGGCATCTTGGAGAACGTCGCTGTGAAGGCCGGCAAATGCCTTAGATTCTTGCTTTAAATCTGGCAAAGCGTTGGCTTGTGTCGTCCATTTAACTGTTAGCCCCGCGGATTCGTATGCTTCGATACGCCACGCAAGGGCTTGGTTGTAAACAGAACGCAGTAATGCTAACCAGACGGTAAAGATTTTTCGTTGTTTCGTTGTAGGATAGGCGCGATATTCATAAGTCTTTTTCATACTATTGTCCTTGCCTTTCATATCCGTTTCAGTGGATGTGTGTGGGAGCCCCTAACGGGTGTTAGGGGCTCCCACGAAGGACAAGACAATTTTAATATAATCACAATATTTTGCAAACAAAAAAGAAGGTGAGATTTTCTCCCCATTCTAAAGAGATGGGGTCTCCATCCCGAAGAATTCTGATGAACACCTGACCGC is a genomic window containing:
- a CDS encoding L-rhamnose mutarotase, which gives rise to MQRVAFVMRVKEEQQEEYIRRHQRVWQEVLADLKRSGVHQNSSGWRPHLFRMGRKSHLLFCLQNIVIILKLSCPSWEPLTPVRGSHTHPLKRI